In Bradyrhizobium guangxiense, the following are encoded in one genomic region:
- a CDS encoding Fur family transcriptional regulator, with protein MTGLKASAASKASGIEARCAATGMRMTEQRRVIARVLAEAIDHPDVEELYRRCVAVDDKISISTVYRTVKLFEDAGIIERHDFREGRARYETMRDSHHDHLINLRDGKVIEFTSEEIEKLQAEIARKLGYKLVDHRLELYCVPLDDDKPTN; from the coding sequence ATGACTGGACTTAAAGCTTCCGCCGCATCCAAGGCCTCCGGTATCGAGGCGCGCTGTGCCGCCACCGGCATGCGCATGACCGAGCAGCGCCGTGTCATCGCCCGCGTGCTCGCGGAGGCGATCGATCACCCCGATGTCGAGGAATTGTACCGGCGCTGCGTCGCCGTCGACGACAAGATCTCGATCTCGACCGTCTATCGCACCGTGAAGCTGTTCGAGGATGCCGGCATCATCGAACGGCATGATTTCCGCGAAGGCCGCGCGCGCTACGAGACGATGCGCGACAGCCATCACGACCACCTCATCAATCTCAGGGACGGCAAGGTGATCGAGTTCACCTCCGAGGAGATCGAGAAGCTGCAGGCAGAGATCGCCCGCAAGCTCGGCTACAAGCTGGTCGATCACCGGCTCGAACTCTATTGCGTCCCGCTCGACGACGACAAGCCGACGAATTGA
- a CDS encoding HAD family hydrolase, whose protein sequence is MPIDLIIFDCDGVLVDSEVISCRAHADVLTRHGYPIAPEQVFERFLGRSTKQANLEIETELGRKLPEAYHGDLQDELFRSFEADLEAIHGIHDVLDVVTQRVCVASSGSHQRMRVSLGSTGLYERLAPNIFSASQVKNGKPAPDLFLFAAREMGVPPERCVVVEDSLAGIAGARAAGMTVFGFYGGSHCGAGHAETLRQARADLVFADMHQLPELVRRIEAKALAG, encoded by the coding sequence GTGCCCATCGACCTCATCATCTTCGATTGTGACGGCGTGCTCGTGGACAGCGAGGTGATCTCATGCCGTGCACACGCGGACGTGCTGACCAGGCACGGCTATCCGATCGCGCCGGAGCAGGTGTTCGAACGCTTCCTCGGCCGCTCGACAAAGCAGGCCAATCTGGAGATCGAGACCGAGCTCGGCCGCAAGCTGCCCGAGGCCTATCACGGCGATCTTCAGGACGAGCTATTTCGTTCGTTCGAGGCCGACCTGGAAGCCATCCACGGCATCCACGATGTGCTCGATGTCGTCACGCAACGGGTCTGCGTCGCCTCGAGCGGATCGCATCAACGGATGCGCGTGAGCCTGGGGAGCACGGGCCTCTATGAGCGCCTGGCGCCAAACATCTTCTCGGCCTCGCAGGTGAAGAACGGCAAGCCGGCGCCCGACCTGTTCCTGTTCGCGGCTCGCGAAATGGGGGTGCCGCCCGAGCGCTGCGTCGTGGTCGAGGACAGCCTGGCCGGCATTGCCGGCGCCCGCGCCGCCGGCATGACCGTATTCGGCTTTTACGGGGGCAGCCATTGTGGGGCCGGCCATGCCGAAACCCTGCGCCAAGCCCGTGCCGATCTGGTCTTTGCCGACATGCACCAGCTGCCGGAGCTGGTTCGGCGGATCGAGGCGAAGGCCTTGGCGGGCTGA
- the miaB gene encoding tRNA (N6-isopentenyl adenosine(37)-C2)-methylthiotransferase MiaB, translating to MTPPRKLHIKSYGCQMNVYDAQRMVDTLAPEGFVETASAEEAALVILNTCHIREKASEKVYSELGRLRVAKDEAARGGRTMQIAVAGCVAQAEGEEIVRRAPVVDVVVGPQSYHHLPELLKRAGDEGRAIETEFPAQDKFGFLAQPRPDAIRARGISAFVTVQEGCDKFCTFCVVPYTRGSEVSRPVAKIVDDVKRLPDNGVRELTLIGQNVNAYHGEGPDGKTWPLGRLLEHLATIPGIARLRYSTSHPRDVDDSLIAAHRDLGALMPFVHLPVQSGSDRILAAMNRKHTADDYRRGIDRFRTARQDIAFSSDFIVGFPGESEQDFLATLALVTQIGYAAAYSFKYSARPGTPAADMQETVSPAEMDQRLERLQELIDSQQSAFNKAAIGSTVDVLFERPARKDGQIVGRTAFLQPAHVMASADIIGQILPVRIDSLERYSFLGELATPRSARVPVLSQATGA from the coding sequence ATGACGCCGCCGCGCAAGCTGCACATCAAATCATATGGCTGCCAGATGAACGTCTACGATGCCCAGCGCATGGTGGACACGCTGGCTCCGGAAGGGTTCGTGGAGACGGCGAGTGCCGAAGAGGCCGCCCTCGTCATCCTCAACACCTGCCATATCCGCGAGAAGGCCTCAGAGAAGGTCTATTCGGAGCTCGGACGCCTGCGTGTCGCCAAGGACGAGGCCGCACGCGGCGGCCGCACGATGCAGATCGCGGTCGCGGGCTGCGTCGCGCAGGCCGAGGGCGAGGAGATCGTGCGCCGCGCGCCTGTCGTCGACGTCGTGGTCGGACCGCAGAGCTATCATCATCTGCCGGAGTTGTTGAAGCGCGCCGGGGATGAAGGCCGCGCGATCGAGACCGAGTTTCCCGCTCAGGACAAGTTCGGCTTCCTCGCCCAGCCCCGGCCCGATGCGATCCGTGCGCGCGGCATTTCCGCTTTCGTCACGGTGCAGGAAGGCTGCGACAAGTTCTGTACCTTCTGCGTGGTGCCTTATACGCGCGGCTCGGAAGTGTCGCGCCCCGTCGCGAAGATCGTCGACGACGTGAAGCGGCTCCCCGACAACGGCGTGCGCGAGCTCACGCTGATCGGGCAGAACGTTAACGCCTATCATGGCGAGGGACCCGACGGAAAAACCTGGCCGCTCGGACGTCTGCTCGAACATCTGGCGACGATCCCCGGCATCGCGCGGCTGCGTTATTCGACCAGCCATCCGCGCGACGTCGACGACAGCCTGATCGCGGCTCATCGCGATCTCGGTGCCCTGATGCCGTTCGTGCACCTGCCGGTGCAGTCGGGCTCGGACCGCATTCTGGCGGCCATGAACCGGAAACATACCGCCGATGATTACCGGCGGGGCATCGACCGTTTTCGTACCGCGCGCCAAGACATTGCTTTTTCATCAGATTTTATCGTCGGCTTCCCTGGCGAGAGCGAGCAAGATTTTCTCGCCACCCTCGCGCTTGTCACGCAAATCGGGTACGCTGCGGCTTATTCGTTCAAATACTCCGCCCGGCCGGGAACGCCGGCCGCGGACATGCAGGAGACGGTGTCCCCCGCCGAGATGGACCAGCGATTGGAGCGGCTCCAGGAACTGATCGACAGCCAGCAATCGGCCTTCAACAAGGCCGCGATTGGCTCAACGGTCGACGTGCTGTTCGAACGTCCGGCGCGCAAGGACGGCCAGATCGTCGGCCGCACCGCCTTCCTCCAGCCCGCCCACGTGATGGCCTCGGCCGACATCATCGGACAGATTTTGCCGGTGCGGATCGACAGCCTCGAGCGCTACAGTTTTCTCGGCGAGCTCGCCACGCCGCGCAGCGCGCGCGTCCCCGTTTTATCGC